Proteins encoded together in one Planctomyces sp. SH-PL14 window:
- a CDS encoding bifunctional riboflavin kinase/FAD synthetase encodes MILLSGFTDPAAYRGGALSLGNFDGVHRGHQEMLRRLIAKARRLGGPAVVLTFEPHPLALLAPERLPPQLTTLPEKARLLAELGLDCLIAYPTDRELLQLTAEEFFQRIVREEIHARGMVEGPNFCFGRGRGGTIETLRTMCDAAHLDLTICEMIAFEGQDVSSTSVRTALRDGRIQDANFALGRAFRMTGHVAPGARRGRLLGFPTANLDRIETLIPRNAVYAGRVNISGMDYPAAINIGPNPTFGEHAQKVEVHLVGFSGDLYGQTIHVDLLDHLRDITKFESVDQLREQLGRDIERTRAIAATLQPSVDQSSFARDE; translated from the coding sequence ATGATTCTTCTCAGCGGATTCACCGATCCTGCGGCGTATCGCGGAGGAGCTCTGTCGCTGGGGAACTTTGACGGGGTCCATCGCGGGCACCAGGAGATGCTGCGGCGGCTGATTGCCAAGGCCCGCCGCCTGGGCGGGCCCGCGGTCGTCCTGACGTTCGAGCCGCACCCGCTCGCCCTGCTGGCCCCCGAGCGGCTTCCCCCGCAGCTGACGACGCTCCCCGAGAAGGCCCGCCTGCTGGCCGAGCTGGGGCTCGACTGCCTCATCGCCTATCCGACCGACCGGGAGCTCCTGCAGTTGACGGCGGAGGAGTTCTTCCAGCGGATCGTCCGCGAGGAGATCCACGCGCGGGGGATGGTGGAAGGGCCGAATTTCTGCTTCGGCCGCGGCCGGGGAGGAACGATCGAGACGCTGCGGACGATGTGCGATGCGGCGCATCTCGACCTGACGATCTGCGAGATGATCGCCTTCGAGGGGCAGGACGTCTCGTCGACCTCGGTCCGGACGGCACTTCGCGACGGGCGGATTCAGGACGCGAACTTCGCTCTCGGCCGGGCGTTCCGGATGACCGGGCACGTCGCCCCCGGTGCTCGCCGCGGGCGGTTGCTCGGGTTCCCGACAGCGAACCTCGACCGGATCGAAACGCTCATCCCGCGGAATGCCGTCTATGCGGGCCGGGTCAACATCTCCGGGATGGACTACCCCGCGGCGATCAACATCGGTCCCAATCCGACCTTCGGCGAGCACGCCCAGAAGGTGGAAGTCCACCTCGTCGGGTTCAGCGGGGACCTCTACGGGCAGACGATCCACGTCGACCTGCTCGATCACCTGCGGGACATCACGAAGTTCGAGTCGGTCGACCAGTTGCGGGAGCAGCTCGGGCGGGACATCGAACGGACGCGGGCGATCGCGGCAACTCTCCAGCCGTCAGTCGATCAGAGCTCTTTCGCCCGCGACGAGTGA
- a CDS encoding pyridoxal phosphate-dependent aminotransferase, with translation MGAPLSSFAKSLTVETAFSVLAIAKALKAQGKDVVELEIGDSPFESTPSAKSSGIEAIQANQTHYCPSPGLPEFRAAAAEFVQKEFNIPAKAENIVVAPGAKVFEQYFCEAFLDPGDSVLVFSPYFPTYVPNILRRSANIVYSALKQENEFRPSIKDIESFLKTAKNPRAIFLNSPHNPTGGVTTEQDLVEIANLVRGTNVAVFSDEPYCHMVWKGRHRSLLEQPGMMDHCVAAYTFSKSYSMSGWRLGFAVSSAPIIDSIGKMINTTLSCTPPIVQLAGMNALKRDHSERDRQMGLFREKVLLLANGLNKIEGFKTLDPTATFYVFPNVAPVCNKLGITSHGLALYLLEAADDKFGVACLGGECFGEAGGGFLRFSCAEPNERLQQAVDFIPKALARPERIQAYLESKPQFRLTKPYEV, from the coding sequence GTGGGTGCTCCACTCAGCTCATTCGCCAAGTCCCTCACCGTCGAGACCGCCTTCAGCGTCCTCGCCATCGCCAAGGCCCTCAAGGCCCAGGGGAAGGACGTCGTCGAACTGGAAATCGGTGACAGCCCCTTCGAAAGCACCCCCTCCGCCAAGTCTTCCGGCATCGAAGCCATCCAGGCCAACCAGACACACTACTGCCCGTCCCCCGGCCTCCCCGAATTCCGGGCCGCCGCCGCGGAGTTCGTCCAGAAAGAGTTCAACATCCCGGCGAAGGCCGAGAACATCGTCGTCGCCCCTGGCGCCAAGGTCTTCGAACAGTACTTCTGCGAAGCCTTCCTCGATCCGGGCGACAGCGTCCTCGTCTTCAGCCCCTATTTCCCGACCTACGTCCCGAACATCCTGCGGCGGTCGGCGAACATCGTCTACAGCGCCCTCAAGCAGGAGAATGAGTTTCGCCCGTCGATCAAGGACATCGAGTCCTTCCTCAAGACGGCCAAGAACCCGCGGGCCATCTTCCTCAACTCCCCCCACAACCCGACCGGCGGCGTGACGACCGAACAGGACCTCGTCGAGATCGCGAACCTCGTCCGCGGAACGAACGTGGCCGTCTTCAGCGACGAGCCGTACTGCCACATGGTCTGGAAGGGGCGGCATCGCTCGTTGCTGGAACAGCCGGGGATGATGGATCACTGCGTGGCGGCCTACACCTTCAGCAAGTCCTACAGCATGAGCGGCTGGCGGCTGGGGTTTGCGGTCTCGTCCGCGCCGATCATCGACTCGATCGGAAAGATGATCAACACGACCCTTTCCTGCACGCCGCCGATCGTGCAGCTCGCCGGGATGAACGCCCTCAAGCGGGACCACTCGGAGCGGGACCGCCAGATGGGGCTGTTCCGGGAGAAGGTGCTGCTGCTGGCGAACGGCCTCAACAAGATCGAAGGCTTCAAGACGCTCGATCCGACGGCGACGTTCTACGTCTTCCCGAACGTGGCTCCGGTCTGCAACAAGCTGGGGATCACGAGCCACGGCCTCGCGCTCTATCTGCTGGAAGCCGCGGACGACAAGTTCGGCGTCGCCTGCCTTGGCGGCGAGTGCTTCGGCGAGGCGGGGGGCGGGTTCCTGCGGTTCAGCTGTGCTGAGCCGAACGAGCGGCTGCAGCAGGCGGTCGACTTCATTCCGAAGGCCCTGGCCCGCCCGGAGCGGATCCAGGCCTACCTCGAATCCAAGCCCCAGTTCCGCCTCACGAAGCCCTACGAGGTCTAG
- a CDS encoding adenylosuccinate synthase, translated as MSVTAVIGLQWGDEAKGKIVDLLTDQHEIVVRYLGGNNAGHTVKFDGQTYKLSLLPAGILRPGVQSVIANGVVINPKALLEEMKSITDRGLPIGENLIISDRGHVIFPYHHAEEAIFEASRGDSKIGTTMRGIGTCYRDKIGRAHAIRVGDFVRPAVLRKRLEEIVPYKNQILKCLDPNFKPFEVQALYDEYMGYADQLRPRVVDTTTFLHKALRDKKSILFEGAQGSLLDIDHGTFPYVTSSNASACGIQSGSGVPSRAIDRIIGVVKAYTTRVGGGPCPTELLDEIGQHIRDEGHEYGTVTGRPRRCGWLDTVATKYGANLAGVDCIAVMLLDVLGKLDELKICEAYEIDGERTTDFPSHVDDLAKAKPVYRTLPGWKKDITGVRRMADFPKEARAYLDSVSELVGAPVEIVSVGPDREQTVLS; from the coding sequence ATGTCAGTGACCGCAGTCATCGGCCTCCAGTGGGGAGACGAAGCCAAGGGAAAAATCGTCGACCTGCTGACCGATCAGCATGAGATCGTCGTCCGCTATCTGGGGGGCAACAACGCCGGCCACACGGTCAAGTTTGACGGCCAGACCTACAAGCTCTCGCTCCTCCCCGCCGGCATCCTCCGCCCGGGGGTCCAGTCGGTGATCGCCAACGGGGTCGTCATCAACCCCAAGGCCCTTCTGGAAGAGATGAAGTCGATCACCGATCGCGGCCTGCCGATCGGCGAGAACCTGATCATCAGCGACCGCGGGCACGTGATCTTCCCGTATCACCACGCGGAAGAGGCGATCTTCGAAGCGAGCCGCGGCGACAGCAAGATCGGCACGACGATGCGGGGGATCGGGACCTGCTATCGGGACAAGATCGGCCGCGCGCACGCCATCCGCGTCGGCGATTTCGTCCGCCCGGCAGTCCTCCGGAAGCGGCTCGAAGAGATCGTTCCCTACAAGAACCAGATCCTGAAGTGCCTCGACCCGAACTTCAAGCCGTTTGAAGTCCAGGCCCTCTACGACGAGTACATGGGCTACGCCGATCAGCTCCGGCCGCGGGTCGTCGACACGACGACGTTCCTGCACAAGGCCCTCCGCGATAAGAAGTCGATCCTCTTCGAAGGGGCTCAGGGAAGCCTCCTCGATATCGACCACGGCACCTTCCCGTACGTCACCTCGTCGAACGCCTCGGCCTGCGGGATCCAGTCCGGTAGCGGCGTTCCCTCGCGGGCGATCGACCGGATCATCGGCGTCGTCAAGGCGTACACGACCCGCGTCGGCGGCGGTCCCTGCCCGACGGAGCTTCTTGATGAGATCGGGCAGCACATCCGGGACGAAGGGCACGAGTACGGCACCGTGACGGGACGCCCCCGCCGCTGCGGCTGGCTCGATACCGTCGCGACGAAGTACGGAGCGAACCTGGCGGGAGTCGACTGCATCGCCGTCATGCTCCTCGACGTCCTCGGCAAGCTCGACGAACTGAAGATCTGCGAGGCGTACGAGATCGACGGCGAGCGGACGACCGACTTCCCGAGCCACGTCGACGATCTGGCGAAGGCGAAGCCGGTCTACCGGACGCTCCCGGGCTGGAAGAAGGACATCACCGGAGTCCGGCGGATGGCCGACTTCCCGAAGGAAGCGCGGGCCTATCTGGACTCGGTCTCCGAACTCGTCGGAGCCCCGGTCGAGATCGTTTCGGTCGGACCGGACCGCGAGCAGACGGTGCTGAGCTAG
- a CDS encoding tagaturonate epimerase family protein yields MTPVTLGLAPSFGFGDRTGLGTPGHVAAMQQSGSGIEPIFPQQSIREMSRTKRTPQQVMDDALKGAEAAGWTGKTGADADHLKTYEDVEVTAAVGFTFFTIDPSGHVDQHADDYSESQVREKLPAVLSACPWMADYKDKTITLSTGTEIKFTSEVLSRAAVKYGKAIEAALDLSRHIDRVHQRLGRPYEIELSVDETEQPTTLAEHYIIAEQCVKNGMKLISLAPRYIGNFEKGVDYKGVVASLEKSLFDHAAIAQALGPYKLSLHSGSDKLSMYPVLARATKGQFHVKTAGTSYLEALRVVARHDDALFRQVIDFSRDRYEIDRATYHVSARLYDAPPSKAVPIRELEQAYLEMWEHVPAGHGFTKPGRQILHCTFGSVLTNDELGPKIKACLEAHPQTYRDVLADHFSRHLVALKQGM; encoded by the coding sequence ATGACCCCCGTCACTCTGGGCCTGGCCCCCTCCTTCGGATTCGGCGACCGGACTGGTCTCGGCACCCCCGGCCATGTCGCCGCGATGCAGCAGTCCGGCAGCGGCATCGAGCCGATCTTTCCGCAGCAGTCGATCCGCGAGATGTCCCGCACGAAGCGGACGCCGCAGCAGGTGATGGACGACGCCCTCAAGGGGGCGGAGGCCGCTGGCTGGACAGGGAAGACCGGCGCGGACGCCGACCATCTCAAGACCTACGAAGATGTCGAGGTGACGGCGGCGGTCGGGTTCACGTTCTTTACGATCGATCCCTCGGGCCACGTCGACCAGCACGCGGACGACTACAGCGAGAGCCAGGTCCGCGAGAAGCTGCCGGCGGTGCTGTCCGCCTGCCCCTGGATGGCGGACTACAAGGACAAGACGATCACACTCTCTACGGGGACGGAGATCAAGTTCACGTCGGAAGTCCTGTCCCGCGCCGCCGTGAAGTACGGCAAGGCGATCGAAGCGGCGCTCGACCTCTCCCGCCACATCGACCGTGTGCACCAGCGGCTCGGGCGGCCCTACGAGATCGAGCTCAGCGTCGACGAGACCGAGCAGCCGACGACGCTGGCCGAGCACTACATCATCGCCGAGCAGTGCGTCAAAAACGGGATGAAGCTCATCAGCCTCGCCCCGCGGTACATCGGGAACTTCGAAAAGGGAGTCGACTACAAGGGGGTCGTCGCTTCGCTCGAGAAGTCGCTGTTCGATCACGCCGCGATCGCCCAGGCCCTTGGCCCCTACAAGCTGAGCCTCCACTCCGGCTCGGACAAGCTGTCGATGTACCCGGTCCTTGCCCGGGCCACGAAAGGGCAATTCCACGTCAAGACGGCGGGGACCAGCTACCTCGAAGCCCTCCGCGTGGTTGCCCGGCACGACGACGCCCTGTTCCGGCAGGTGATCGACTTCAGCCGCGACCGGTATGAGATCGACCGGGCGACCTATCACGTCTCGGCCCGCCTCTACGACGCGCCGCCGTCGAAGGCGGTCCCGATCCGGGAGCTGGAGCAGGCCTATCTGGAAATGTGGGAGCACGTTCCCGCCGGACATGGGTTCACCAAGCCGGGGCGGCAGATCCTGCACTGCACGTTCGGCTCCGTGCTGACGAACGACGAACTGGGCCCGAAGATCAAGGCCTGCCTGGAGGCCCATCCGCAGACCTATCGTGACGTTCTGGCGGACCACTTCTCGCGGCACCTCGTGGCGCTGAAGCAGGGGATGTAG
- a CDS encoding YraN family protein: MFPSTIRRWLAGLLGDAGERLAAKVLQKKGYRILSRQCRERFGELDLIALDGDCIVFVEVKTRSTERAGRPAEAVNRAKRQRITRSALAWLKRRRLLEHRCRFDVVSILWKTGEPPVVEHFPSAIDPEGPASLFC; this comes from the coding sequence ATGTTCCCTTCGACGATTCGCCGCTGGCTCGCTGGGCTGCTCGGGGATGCGGGGGAGCGGCTCGCCGCGAAGGTCCTTCAGAAGAAGGGATATCGGATTCTGAGCCGGCAGTGCCGCGAGCGGTTCGGCGAGCTCGACCTGATCGCCCTCGATGGAGACTGCATCGTCTTCGTCGAGGTGAAGACGCGGAGCACGGAACGGGCGGGGCGACCGGCCGAGGCGGTCAACCGGGCCAAGCGGCAGCGGATCACGCGGTCCGCGCTGGCGTGGCTCAAGCGGCGGCGGCTGCTCGAGCATCGCTGCCGGTTCGATGTCGTCTCGATCCTGTGGAAGACCGGAGAGCCGCCGGTGGTGGAGCACTTTCCATCGGCCATCGATCCCGAGGGGCCGGCGTCGCTGTTCTGCTAG
- a CDS encoding glycosyl hydrolase has translation MIQVDSKLTPSDLLPAIRAMWDVSAAKIDRLDQRWQPEDGAPVFTIEGRYTARGWTEWTQGFQFGSPILQFDATGETRFLEMGRKSTQERMASHVSHIGVHDHGFNNVSTYGALRRLMLEGRIPHDPAELGWYELALRVSGAVQGARWSRTSDGDGYIYSFNGPHSLFCDTMRSLRSLALAHHLGHRLAGENDESISLLGRLIEHARSNARYNVFYGEGRDFYDIRGRVAHESVFNTNDGRYRCPSSQQGYSPFTTWTRGLSWVMLGYPEQLEFLDTLPDSDLQPFGGRSAVIDELLKPALASCDFYIDQTPIDGIPYWDTGAPGLARLEGGLDRAADPFNEYEPVDSSAAAIGCQGLIRLGLWLNVRRPTSGDRYVSAGLTVLRSLLREPYLSGSPEHEGLLLHSVYHRPRGWDHIPAGRKIPCGESCQWGDYHLREAALMVQRMATGEPAYRFFGPVA, from the coding sequence ATGATCCAGGTCGATTCCAAGCTCACCCCTTCTGATCTTCTTCCGGCGATCCGGGCGATGTGGGACGTTTCGGCCGCCAAGATCGATCGCCTCGACCAGCGATGGCAGCCGGAGGATGGCGCTCCGGTCTTCACGATCGAAGGACGCTACACCGCGCGGGGCTGGACGGAATGGACGCAGGGGTTTCAGTTCGGCTCGCCGATCCTCCAGTTCGACGCCACCGGTGAGACCCGCTTCCTGGAGATGGGCCGGAAGAGCACGCAGGAGCGGATGGCGTCGCACGTCAGCCACATCGGCGTTCACGACCACGGGTTCAACAACGTCAGCACCTACGGGGCCCTGCGGCGGCTCATGCTCGAAGGCCGCATCCCGCACGACCCGGCGGAACTCGGCTGGTACGAGCTGGCGCTGCGGGTGAGCGGGGCGGTCCAGGGAGCCCGGTGGAGCCGGACCTCCGACGGCGACGGGTACATCTATTCATTCAACGGTCCGCATTCGCTGTTCTGCGACACGATGCGGTCCCTCCGCTCGCTGGCCCTCGCCCACCATCTCGGCCACCGGCTGGCGGGGGAGAATGACGAGTCGATCAGCCTCCTCGGCCGGCTGATCGAGCACGCCCGGTCGAATGCCCGCTACAACGTCTTCTACGGCGAGGGGCGGGACTTCTACGACATCCGTGGCCGGGTGGCGCACGAGAGTGTCTTCAATACGAACGACGGTCGGTACCGCTGTCCGAGTTCGCAGCAGGGCTACAGCCCCTTCACGACCTGGACCCGCGGTCTCAGCTGGGTCATGCTCGGCTATCCGGAGCAGCTCGAGTTCCTCGATACGCTGCCAGACTCCGACCTGCAGCCGTTCGGCGGACGTTCGGCGGTGATCGACGAGTTGCTGAAACCGGCTCTCGCCTCCTGCGACTTCTACATCGACCAGACGCCGATCGACGGCATTCCCTACTGGGACACCGGGGCGCCGGGACTCGCGCGGCTCGAAGGGGGTCTCGATCGGGCGGCGGATCCGTTCAACGAGTACGAGCCGGTCGACAGCTCCGCGGCGGCGATCGGCTGTCAGGGGCTGATCCGGCTGGGACTGTGGCTCAATGTGCGGCGGCCGACTTCGGGAGACCGCTATGTCTCGGCCGGGCTGACCGTCCTGCGGTCGCTGCTGCGGGAGCCTTACCTGAGCGGCAGTCCCGAGCACGAGGGGCTCCTGCTGCATTCGGTCTACCACCGTCCGCGGGGCTGGGACCACATTCCGGCTGGCCGAAAGATTCCCTGCGGGGAATCGTGCCAGTGGGGGGACTACCACCTTCGCGAAGCGGCGCTGATGGTCCAGCGGATGGCGACCGGCGAACCGGCCTACCGCTTCTTCGGGCCGGTGGCGTGA
- a CDS encoding rhodanese-like domain-containing protein has product MAKQHAPGFLNIVNDAKSRVRECTIPDMKARRAAGEKFVLVDVREESEYAKGHIPGAIHLGKGVIERDIEEKIPDSSTPLVLYCGGGFRSALAADSIQKMGYTNVISMDSGWRGWTEANEPIEK; this is encoded by the coding sequence ATGGCCAAGCAGCACGCCCCCGGTTTTCTCAACATTGTGAACGACGCCAAGAGCCGCGTCCGCGAGTGCACGATTCCGGACATGAAGGCGCGGCGGGCGGCGGGGGAGAAGTTTGTGCTGGTCGATGTGCGGGAGGAGAGCGAGTATGCGAAGGGGCATATTCCGGGTGCGATTCATCTCGGCAAGGGGGTGATCGAGCGGGACATTGAGGAGAAGATTCCGGACTCGTCGACGCCGCTGGTGCTCTATTGCGGTGGTGGGTTCCGGTCGGCGCTGGCGGCGGACAGTATTCAGAAGATGGGTTATACGAACGTGATCTCGATGGATAGTGGTTGGCGGGGTTGGACGGAGGCGAACGAGCCGATCGAGAAGTAG
- a CDS encoding DUF456 domain-containing protein, which produces MPTDVVQPDWIYYLIGVVLLVVNVLSWVGTLFMLPGNWIIVLAMGAAAYFLPEKPSGLGVGWGTVIILGIMAVVGEIVEFWTGASKAKKAGASRRAMAMSLAGTAIGSLFGAMITVPIPFVGPFVGVLGGAAAGAYLGAYIGESGRGTDPGVRRVVSKAAMVGRMLGTVGKLIIGLIMVAFATVNTFA; this is translated from the coding sequence TTGCCGACCGACGTCGTCCAACCCGACTGGATCTACTACCTCATCGGGGTCGTCCTGCTGGTGGTGAATGTCCTGTCGTGGGTCGGGACGCTGTTCATGCTGCCGGGGAACTGGATCATCGTCCTGGCGATGGGGGCGGCGGCCTATTTCCTCCCGGAGAAGCCAAGCGGCCTGGGAGTCGGATGGGGGACCGTCATCATCCTGGGGATCATGGCGGTCGTCGGCGAGATCGTGGAGTTCTGGACCGGGGCGTCGAAGGCCAAGAAGGCGGGGGCGAGCCGGCGGGCGATGGCGATGTCGCTGGCCGGGACCGCCATCGGCAGCCTGTTCGGGGCGATGATCACGGTGCCGATCCCGTTTGTCGGACCGTTCGTGGGGGTTCTCGGAGGAGCCGCCGCGGGGGCTTACCTGGGGGCGTACATCGGAGAGTCGGGGCGGGGGACCGATCCCGGCGTCCGGCGGGTCGTCAGCAAGGCGGCGATGGTGGGGCGAATGCTCGGTACTGTCGGCAAACTGATCATCGGCCTCATCATGGTCGCGTTTGCTACGGTCAATACATTCGCTTAG
- a CDS encoding DUF1501 domain-containing protein → MLQPIDPAPSRPTAAHTGTGRGRRTFLSDVGMGLTGLALGSLLQRDGLVRGAQPALSEALPSLAPRAKSVIWYFMLGGTSHLESFDYKPAVNKYAGKTIEESPYKSAVLDSPHYRKNVRDFSGTPRALMAQLYPLQIGFRQRGESGTWVSDWWPHVGGCVDDIAVVRSMWTTDNDHAAQLQFHTGRHIFDGFFPSIGSWVHYGLGSLNDNLPQFVVLGKGPGDCCGGSGAHDGSYLGPEHSACSLALDPNRPLPFGTPGGDVFVTERRQQLDLLGELNSLAGVDYPDDPAMRARIKSYELAFRMQMSVPEVVRLEDETAETQALYGLDDPACREAARHSLAARRLVERGTRFVQIYDDGWDAHTQLLKNHSTRSAAVDKPIAGLLTDLKRRGLLDETLVVWATEFGRTPGAEKSDGRDHHPYGFSVWMAGGGIKGGVVHGATDEIGFHAVENRHYVTDIHATLLHQLGLDPRLLEIPGQKRLELDYGHPIREILA, encoded by the coding sequence ATGCTTCAGCCGATCGACCCAGCTCCCTCCAGACCGACCGCCGCCCACACCGGGACCGGGCGCGGGCGGCGGACCTTTCTGTCCGACGTCGGCATGGGGCTCACGGGGCTGGCGCTTGGATCACTGCTGCAGCGCGACGGCCTGGTCCGCGGAGCGCAGCCGGCGCTGAGTGAGGCGTTGCCGTCCCTGGCTCCTCGGGCGAAGAGCGTCATCTGGTATTTCATGCTCGGTGGAACGAGCCACCTGGAGAGCTTTGACTACAAGCCCGCGGTCAACAAATACGCCGGCAAGACGATCGAAGAGTCCCCCTACAAGAGCGCGGTCCTCGACTCTCCGCACTATCGCAAGAACGTCCGCGATTTCTCCGGGACGCCGCGGGCCCTGATGGCGCAGCTCTACCCGCTGCAGATCGGGTTCCGGCAGCGGGGGGAATCCGGCACCTGGGTCAGCGACTGGTGGCCGCACGTCGGCGGATGCGTCGACGACATCGCGGTGGTCCGCTCGATGTGGACGACGGACAACGATCACGCCGCGCAGCTCCAGTTCCACACCGGACGTCACATCTTCGACGGGTTCTTTCCGTCGATCGGATCGTGGGTGCACTACGGGCTCGGCTCACTCAACGACAACCTGCCGCAGTTCGTGGTCCTGGGGAAGGGGCCTGGGGACTGCTGCGGAGGGAGCGGCGCCCATGACGGCAGCTACCTGGGACCGGAGCACTCGGCGTGCTCGCTCGCGCTCGATCCCAACCGGCCTCTTCCGTTCGGCACTCCCGGGGGGGATGTCTTCGTCACGGAGCGCCGGCAGCAGCTCGATCTCCTCGGGGAGCTGAACTCGCTCGCCGGAGTCGACTACCCCGACGATCCGGCCATGCGAGCCCGGATCAAGAGTTATGAGCTCGCGTTCCGGATGCAGATGTCGGTCCCCGAGGTGGTCCGGCTCGAAGACGAGACCGCGGAGACACAGGCCCTGTACGGGCTCGACGATCCCGCCTGCCGGGAGGCGGCGCGGCACAGTCTCGCCGCACGGCGGCTGGTCGAGCGGGGAACGCGGTTCGTCCAGATCTATGACGACGGCTGGGACGCGCACACGCAGCTGCTGAAGAATCACAGCACGCGCTCCGCGGCGGTCGACAAGCCGATCGCGGGCCTACTGACTGACCTGAAGCGGCGTGGCCTCCTGGATGAGACGCTTGTGGTGTGGGCGACGGAGTTCGGCCGGACGCCAGGGGCGGAGAAGTCGGACGGCCGCGACCACCATCCCTACGGATTCAGCGTCTGGATGGCAGGGGGCGGGATCAAGGGCGGAGTGGTCCACGGCGCGACGGATGAGATCGGCTTCCATGCGGTGGAGAACCGGCACTATGTGACCGATATTCATGCCACGCTGCTCCATCAGCTCGGCCTGGATCCGCGGCTTCTGGAGATCCCCGGGCAGAAGCGCCTGGAGCTGGATTACGGGCATCCCATTCGCGAGATCCTCGCCTGA
- a CDS encoding sterol desaturase family protein — MEAALIWLREAPLRQAMMALLLENVVIFVGVVLLGQWLVRRHERRRVALPARDLEQNEVVLALSNVLLNTVTTIVGLFLWRAGIVRFRTDVGWRAWLDVPILLLVMDLAMYGLHRLAHHPWFYGWMHALHHRYDRPRPLTLFILNPLENLAFGALWLVVISVYQASWLGMSIYLALNVLFGMIGHLGVEPLPAWWQRVPLLATITGGTFHARHHQDVNCNYGFYTLIWDRLFGTLRPDYWETFGLVPDWLPAAKEPPTRGEPGSPLV; from the coding sequence ATGGAAGCCGCGCTGATCTGGCTGCGAGAGGCGCCGCTCCGGCAGGCTATGATGGCCCTGCTGCTGGAGAACGTCGTCATCTTCGTCGGCGTCGTCCTCCTGGGGCAGTGGCTCGTCCGGCGGCATGAGCGGCGGCGGGTCGCTCTGCCGGCCCGCGATCTCGAACAGAACGAGGTCGTGCTGGCCCTCAGCAACGTCCTGCTCAACACCGTGACGACGATCGTCGGCCTGTTCCTGTGGCGGGCGGGGATCGTCCGGTTCCGGACCGATGTCGGCTGGCGGGCGTGGCTCGACGTGCCGATCCTGCTCCTCGTCATGGATCTGGCGATGTACGGCCTCCACCGGCTGGCGCACCATCCGTGGTTCTACGGCTGGATGCACGCCCTCCATCACCGCTACGACCGCCCGCGGCCGCTGACGCTGTTCATCCTCAACCCGCTCGAGAATCTGGCGTTCGGGGCGCTCTGGCTCGTCGTGATCTCGGTCTACCAGGCGTCGTGGCTCGGGATGTCGATCTACCTGGCGCTCAATGTCCTGTTCGGGATGATCGGGCACCTCGGGGTCGAGCCCCTCCCCGCGTGGTGGCAGCGCGTCCCGCTGCTGGCGACCATCACCGGCGGCACCTTTCACGCCCGCCATCATCAGGACGTGAACTGCAACTACGGGTTCTACACCCTGATCTGGGACCGGCTGTTCGGGACGCTGCGGCCGGACTACTGGGAGACGTTCGGCCTCGTCCCCGACTGGCTACCGGCCGCGAAGGAGCCGCCGACCCGGGGCGAGCCGGGTTCGCCTCTGGTCTGA